A genomic segment from Gracilinanus agilis isolate LMUSP501 chromosome 1, AgileGrace, whole genome shotgun sequence encodes:
- the LOC123232105 gene encoding ferritin heavy chain B-like, whose amino-acid sequence MEYSVSQNFHPECEFSISKIINLELHASYVYFTMTYYFCHHNMALKHFSMFFREQSEKKKEHAEKIIQYLIKRGGHPVLENILKSEVEDWSNSLQALEEALVIEKAVNEDLLALYDKAKEHEDPHLCGFLKSELLDEQVKIIKLLGDYITNLKRLGMPENRSGEYIFDKYTLGENCQISP is encoded by the exons ATGGAGTATTCTGTGTCCCagaatttccatccagaatgtgAGTTTTCTATCAGTAAGATAATAAATTTGGAGCTGCATGCTAGCTACGTCTATTTTACCATG ACTTATTACTTTTGCCATCATAATATGGCCCTGAAACACTTCTCAATGTTCTTCCGAGAGCAGTCCGAAAAGAAGAAGGAACATGCGGAGAAAATTATTCAGTACCTAATCAAAAGGGGGGGACATCCTGTTCTGGAAAATATCCTA AAGTCAGAAGTAGAAGACTGGTCAAATAGTCTGCAGGCTCTGGAAGAAGCTCTTGTGATTGAGAAGGCTGTTAATGAGGATTTGTTGGCTCTGTACGATAAGGCAAAGGAGCATGAAGATCCACAT CTCTGTGGCTTCTTGAAGTCTGAACTCCTTGATGAACAAGTGAAGATCATCAAACTGCTTGGAGATTACATCACTAACTTGAAGAGATTGGGAATGCCTGAAAACAGGTCTGGGGAATACATATTTGACAAGTATACACTAGGAGAAAATTGTCAGATTTCCCCCTAA